A genomic stretch from Lysobacter soyae includes:
- the hemN gene encoding oxygen-independent coproporphyrinogen III oxidase, whose product MTPVGISLEPELLRRYDTAGPRYTSYPTAPQFSDRFGPPDLAAAIARSNDEPIPRRLSLYVHVPFCESPCFYCGCNRIITRDKAKAETYLLRLYREIDLAAKQFDRDREVVQLHFGGGTPNFLSPAQLGEVVEVLRGQFNFSRARDRDISIELDPRFVSPPDIAKLADYGFNRASLGVQDFNPEVQAAVNRVQSIEETRAIVDACKTHGFESVNIDLIYGLPNQTVDRFKKTLDEVLDIGPDRLAVYGYAHLPHLFKPQKQLDASLLPTAQTRLRLLQTAIETLTAAGYVYIGMDHFALPGDSLARAQAAGSLHRNFMGYTTHAETDLLGLGVSAISKIGDTFSQNPRDLPGWETALDDGRLPVFRGMTLDEDDILRADLIQGLMCQGKVPLTELSNRYQIDAASYFQSELAATAGFEQDGLLQRDEDGLQVTTKGRLFLRNIAMCFDKYLASRAASTSPTYSRSL is encoded by the coding sequence ATGACTCCCGTCGGCATCTCCCTCGAACCGGAATTGCTTCGTCGTTACGATACGGCAGGGCCGCGCTATACCTCCTATCCCACTGCTCCCCAATTTTCTGATCGATTCGGACCGCCGGATCTGGCGGCCGCGATCGCCCGCTCCAATGATGAGCCGATTCCGAGAAGGCTCTCGCTGTACGTACATGTGCCCTTCTGCGAGTCTCCGTGCTTCTACTGCGGGTGCAACCGGATCATCACGCGCGACAAGGCCAAGGCGGAGACGTACTTATTGCGCCTCTACCGCGAAATCGACTTGGCTGCCAAGCAGTTCGATCGCGATCGTGAAGTGGTGCAACTGCATTTCGGCGGCGGCACGCCCAACTTCCTGTCGCCGGCGCAATTGGGCGAGGTGGTCGAGGTTTTGCGCGGGCAGTTCAATTTTTCCCGTGCCCGCGATCGGGACATTTCGATCGAACTTGATCCGCGCTTCGTGTCACCGCCGGATATCGCGAAACTCGCCGACTACGGGTTCAATAGAGCCAGTCTGGGCGTCCAGGATTTCAATCCGGAAGTGCAGGCCGCGGTGAATCGCGTGCAATCGATCGAAGAGACGCGTGCCATCGTTGATGCCTGCAAGACCCATGGCTTCGAATCGGTGAACATCGATTTGATCTACGGCTTGCCGAATCAAACGGTCGATCGCTTCAAGAAGACCTTGGATGAAGTGTTGGACATCGGTCCGGACCGGCTGGCTGTTTACGGCTATGCGCATTTGCCGCACCTGTTCAAGCCGCAAAAACAGCTGGATGCGAGCCTGTTGCCGACGGCGCAAACACGTCTCCGCTTACTGCAAACCGCGATTGAAACCCTCACGGCGGCCGGTTATGTCTATATCGGCATGGACCATTTCGCGCTGCCGGGCGATAGTTTGGCGCGCGCGCAGGCGGCCGGTTCATTGCACCGCAATTTCATGGGCTATACCACCCACGCCGAGACCGACTTGTTGGGGCTGGGAGTCAGTGCCATCAGCAAAATCGGCGATACCTTCAGTCAAAACCCCCGCGATTTGCCCGGCTGGGAGACGGCGCTGGACGACGGGCGCTTGCCGGTGTTTCGCGGGATGACTTTGGATGAAGACGACATCTTGCGCGCGGATCTGATCCAAGGCCTGATGTGTCAGGGAAAAGTCCCCCTGACCGAGCTGTCAAACCGATACCAGATCGATGCGGCGTCTTATTTTCAATCCGAACTCGCGGCGACCGCCGGCTTTGAGCAGGACGGCCTGTTGCAGCGCGATGAAGACGGCCTCCAAGTCACCACCAAGGGGCGGCTGTTTCTGCGCAATATCGCCATGTGCTTCGACAAATATCTGGCAAGCCGCGCCGCCTCGACCAGTCCGACTTATTCACGTTCGCTGTGA
- a CDS encoding LysM and BON domain-containing protein, which yields MGFFDFVKDAGEKIFKPGEAKAEGAIQAAMADNGIDHSGMTIEVDGSTVKLSGQATDIMSKEKAVLIAGNIEGIDKVDDQLTVPATNADFSDVQGSVETVQNIGSGGGGGEGWSSRTYTVVKGDTLSKISKEMYGDANRYNQIFEANKPMLKHPDKIYPGQVLRIPADGQA from the coding sequence ATGGGCTTTTTTGATTTCGTAAAGGACGCAGGCGAAAAAATCTTCAAGCCGGGTGAAGCCAAAGCCGAAGGCGCCATTCAAGCGGCCATGGCTGACAACGGCATCGACCATTCGGGCATGACCATCGAAGTCGACGGTTCGACGGTCAAGCTGAGCGGCCAAGCGACCGACATCATGAGCAAAGAAAAGGCTGTGTTGATCGCCGGCAACATCGAAGGCATCGACAAAGTCGACGACCAATTGACCGTGCCGGCCACCAACGCCGACTTCAGCGACGTTCAAGGTTCGGTCGAAACGGTGCAAAACATCGGTTCGGGTGGCGGCGGTGGCGAGGGCTGGAGCTCGCGTACCTATACCGTCGTGAAGGGCGACACGCTGTCGAAGATTTCCAAAGAAATGTACGGCGACGCCAACAGGTACAACCAGATCTTCGAAGCCAACAAGCCGATGTTGAAGCATCCGGACAAGATCTATCCGGGTCAGGTGCTGCGCATTCCGGCCGACGGGCAGGCCTGA
- the uvrB gene encoding excinuclease ABC subunit UvrB, with protein MSEDVGFKLYSPYQPAGEQPQAIAKLIEGFESGLAHQTLLGVTGSGKTFTIANVVQAIQRPTLVMAHNKTLAAQLYGEFKSFFPNNAVEYFVSYYDYYQPEAYVPSSDTFIEKDSSTNEHIEQMRLSATKSLLSRPDALIVATVSAIYGLGDPEDYLKLRLILAVGERIQQRALIQHLTELQYVRNDVELRRGTFRVRGEVIDVHPAESEEEALRIELFDGEVESLALFDPLTGAIKRKVRGYTVYPKTHYASTRESVLNAIETIKAELVDRLAELTAQNKLLEAQRLAQRTRFDLEMMAEVGFCNGIENYSRHLTRRLPGEPPPTLFDYLPPDALLVVDESHVTVPQIGAMYKGDRSRKETLVDFGFRLPSALDNRPLRFEEWEARAPRTIFVSATPGKYEIEKSGDEVVELVVRPTGLIDPKVEIRPVGTQVDDLLGEIHQRVAMGDRVLVTTLTKRMSENLTEYLDEHGVRVRYLHSDIDTVERVEIIRDLRLGKFDVLVGINLLREGLDMPEVSLVAVLDADKEGFLRSSSSLIQTIGRAARNVRGKAILYADRITKSMQLALDETQRRREKQEAFNLEHGIVPTSVSKPIMDIMEGAREDAAAARDAKGKGKGTRRVAEPEVDPRSLSPEVLAKRIKALEQKMYQHARDLEFEEAASTRDQLRILREAELG; from the coding sequence ATGTCAGAAGATGTCGGTTTCAAGCTTTACTCGCCATACCAACCCGCCGGCGAGCAGCCGCAGGCCATCGCCAAACTCATAGAAGGTTTCGAGTCCGGCTTGGCCCACCAAACCTTGTTGGGAGTGACCGGCTCCGGCAAGACCTTCACCATTGCCAACGTGGTGCAAGCGATTCAGCGGCCGACCTTGGTAATGGCGCACAACAAGACCCTGGCCGCGCAGCTGTACGGGGAATTCAAGTCGTTCTTTCCGAACAACGCCGTCGAGTACTTCGTCAGTTACTACGATTACTACCAGCCTGAAGCCTACGTGCCGTCGTCCGACACCTTTATCGAGAAAGACAGTTCGACCAACGAACACATCGAACAAATGCGGCTGTCGGCGACCAAATCCTTGTTGTCGCGACCGGATGCACTGATTGTGGCGACGGTCTCGGCCATTTACGGTTTGGGTGACCCGGAAGACTATTTGAAATTGCGCTTGATCCTGGCCGTCGGTGAGCGGATCCAACAACGTGCGCTCATCCAACATCTGACTGAATTGCAATACGTGCGTAACGACGTCGAATTGCGACGCGGCACCTTTCGCGTGCGGGGTGAGGTCATCGACGTGCATCCGGCGGAAAGCGAAGAAGAGGCGTTGCGGATCGAGCTCTTTGACGGCGAGGTGGAAAGCCTGGCCTTGTTCGATCCGTTGACCGGCGCGATCAAGCGAAAAGTGCGCGGCTACACCGTTTACCCCAAAACGCACTACGCCAGTACGCGCGAGAGCGTGTTGAATGCCATTGAAACCATCAAGGCTGAACTGGTCGATCGATTGGCGGAACTCACCGCTCAAAACAAATTGTTGGAAGCGCAGCGCTTGGCACAGCGCACACGTTTCGATTTGGAAATGATGGCGGAAGTCGGCTTCTGCAACGGCATCGAAAACTATTCACGGCATCTGACCCGCCGATTGCCGGGAGAGCCGCCGCCGACATTGTTCGATTATTTGCCGCCGGACGCGCTGTTGGTGGTGGACGAATCGCACGTCACGGTGCCGCAAATCGGCGCGATGTACAAAGGCGATCGTTCACGCAAAGAGACCTTGGTCGATTTCGGCTTCCGTCTACCCTCGGCTTTGGACAATCGCCCCTTGCGCTTCGAGGAATGGGAAGCGCGTGCGCCGAGAACCATTTTTGTTTCGGCAACACCTGGGAAATACGAGATCGAAAAGAGCGGCGATGAAGTCGTGGAGTTGGTGGTGCGTCCAACCGGCCTGATCGATCCCAAGGTGGAGATTCGACCCGTCGGCACGCAGGTGGATGATCTGCTGGGTGAAATTCATCAGCGCGTAGCCATGGGCGATCGCGTGTTGGTGACCACTTTGACCAAACGCATGTCTGAGAACCTCACCGAGTATCTCGATGAACACGGTGTGCGCGTGCGCTATTTGCACTCCGATATCGATACCGTTGAGCGCGTGGAAATCATCCGTGATTTGCGCCTTGGCAAGTTCGATGTGCTGGTCGGCATCAATCTGTTGCGCGAAGGTTTGGACATGCCGGAAGTGTCTTTGGTAGCAGTCCTCGACGCTGACAAGGAAGGTTTCCTGCGCTCGAGCAGTTCCTTGATCCAAACCATCGGTCGCGCCGCCCGCAATGTGCGTGGTAAGGCCATCTTGTACGCCGATCGCATCACCAAATCGATGCAATTGGCCCTGGACGAAACGCAACGCCGGCGCGAAAAGCAGGAGGCCTTCAACTTGGAACACGGGATCGTGCCGACATCGGTCAGCAAGCCGATCATGGACATCATGGAAGGTGCGCGCGAAGACGCCGCCGCCGCGCGTGATGCAAAAGGCAAAGGCAAGGGCACGCGCCGCGTGGCGGAACCGGAAGTCGATCCGCGCAGCTTGTCGCCCGAGGTGCTGGCGAAACGGATCAAGGCACTCGAGCAAAAGATGTATCAACATGCCCGTGACCTCGAGTTTGAAGAGGCCGCCAGCACGCGGGATCAGTTGCGAATATTGCGGGAAGCTGAATTGGGTTGA
- a CDS encoding GspH/FimT family pseudopilin, translated as MDGKQTGFTLIELCITVVVAALLSGIAAPAFTGLILRLRADTLVSSMTVDFASARVRAISRGTDVVVCPSAGGTQCDVSTDWLQGWMSFEDRNRNRRRDDGEEIVYVRQKGHTGGLVVTSTAGRKSIVYRPDGFSMGANLTVSYCVKTKLHAKLVVNNGGRTRVERPAKETVCTA; from the coding sequence ATGGACGGCAAGCAGACGGGTTTCACGCTGATCGAACTGTGCATCACTGTGGTGGTTGCGGCATTGCTGTCGGGCATCGCCGCCCCCGCATTTACCGGATTGATCCTGCGTCTTCGCGCAGACACGCTCGTTTCCAGCATGACGGTTGATTTCGCATCGGCACGCGTTCGGGCAATCTCCAGGGGAACCGACGTCGTGGTCTGCCCCAGCGCCGGCGGGACGCAATGCGATGTCAGCACCGATTGGTTGCAGGGATGGATGTCATTTGAAGACCGGAATCGCAATCGGCGGCGAGACGATGGCGAGGAAATCGTCTATGTCCGGCAAAAAGGCCACACCGGCGGCTTGGTGGTGACGTCCACGGCCGGACGCAAATCCATCGTCTATCGCCCGGATGGATTCAGCATGGGTGCCAACCTGACGGTCAGCTATTGTGTGAAAACCAAGCTGCACGCCAAGCTGGTCGTTAACAATGGCGGGCGCACACGGGTTGAGCGCCCCGCCAAAGAAACGGTCTGCACCGCTTGA
- a CDS encoding TonB-dependent receptor family protein produces MKRGEVPATGGFAQGSSGWLKKTAMYVSLWLFPYVTGSAQSKPDLPATTKTSQIATSADPATFKTIQVTATRTQRDRHSTAASVSVIRAEDVPEGAKTGLSDIVSTTPGVLARSRQNFAQDEQISIRGFGTRASFGLRGVRLFVDGLPATMPDGQGQTAHFPLSAIDRVEVLRGPFTALYGNASGGVIQLFTPDDEGPLHMSGGLTVGSYGLRRTNASIAGGVGENSALRVSVETLDTDGWRRHASAQRNGLYAKWHTRLGAGELTLIANAFRMPRAEDPQGRTWQEAVDEPRGASAGALRFNTRKSVSQDQLGAVYSWTRGDQTVRVMAYRGQRAIEQVLSTPESAQRSALSAGGWIDLDAPFAGIDARWMAVHGPIEWVAGISAESQTQYRRGYENFVGAIAGLRGALRLQQTDRVRSLDPYVQATLHLSPTWRLSAGVRHTQVDFSSRDNFITADNPDDSGRLQFKAWLPVLGLNWQPRADLSFFVSAGRGFETPTFNELAYRSDGGTGPNYSLLPMRTRSVEAGLHVGSGRRLTAELSLFQTDTRDELIVGASVGGRTYFQNAGRARRAGAEAGIQWQATEAWRVEGSATWMRARFRDAFTGCSITVCSATPRVVPGSAIPGAPELQAHLALQFGRRTGWQARVESHYVSRVSVNTAGDATAPPYALVDARMAYGFEAGGRMARVSLGVDNLADRFHIGSAIINDANGRYYEPGPGRTWMLTFELD; encoded by the coding sequence ATGAAGCGGGGTGAGGTGCCTGCTACGGGCGGCTTCGCGCAGGGATCATCGGGATGGCTGAAAAAAACAGCGATGTATGTGAGTTTGTGGCTATTTCCGTATGTCACCGGATCGGCGCAATCCAAGCCCGATCTGCCGGCCACGACTAAAACGTCTCAGATCGCAACATCAGCCGACCCTGCCACCTTCAAAACCATCCAAGTCACCGCCACACGCACGCAGCGCGATCGCCATTCGACCGCGGCCTCGGTGTCTGTCATCCGTGCTGAAGACGTGCCGGAAGGCGCCAAAACGGGCTTGTCGGACATCGTTTCGACCACCCCGGGCGTGCTCGCACGGTCACGTCAAAATTTCGCTCAGGATGAGCAAATCTCCATTCGCGGCTTCGGCACGCGTGCGAGTTTCGGACTACGAGGCGTGCGCTTGTTCGTCGACGGCCTGCCTGCCACGATGCCCGATGGTCAAGGACAAACCGCCCATTTTCCGCTGAGCGCGATCGATCGTGTCGAAGTACTGCGCGGCCCTTTCACTGCACTGTATGGCAACGCTTCCGGCGGTGTCATTCAACTGTTTACGCCAGATGATGAAGGTCCACTGCACATGAGTGGCGGATTGACGGTCGGCAGCTACGGACTGCGTCGTACCAATGCGTCAATTGCAGGAGGCGTGGGCGAGAACAGTGCGTTGCGGGTTTCCGTCGAGACCTTGGATACCGACGGCTGGCGCCGACATGCCTCCGCGCAACGCAATGGTCTGTACGCAAAATGGCATACACGCTTGGGCGCCGGTGAATTGACCTTGATCGCCAATGCGTTCCGCATGCCACGCGCCGAAGACCCGCAAGGACGCACATGGCAGGAAGCGGTGGATGAACCTAGAGGGGCGAGTGCCGGAGCGTTGCGCTTCAACACGCGCAAATCCGTGTCCCAAGACCAACTGGGTGCCGTATACAGCTGGACGCGCGGCGACCAAACCGTTCGTGTCATGGCCTATCGCGGGCAACGCGCGATCGAGCAAGTGCTTTCGACGCCGGAGAGCGCGCAGCGCAGTGCCTTGAGCGCGGGCGGCTGGATCGATCTCGACGCGCCCTTCGCCGGCATCGACGCGCGATGGATGGCGGTGCATGGGCCGATTGAATGGGTGGCGGGCATCTCGGCGGAGTCGCAAACGCAATACCGACGCGGGTATGAAAATTTTGTTGGTGCCATTGCGGGTTTACGCGGCGCCCTGCGTTTGCAACAAACCGACCGTGTTCGCAGCCTCGACCCGTATGTTCAGGCCACGCTGCACCTCAGCCCGACCTGGCGCCTGAGCGCAGGGGTGCGTCACACGCAAGTCGACTTCAGTTCGCGCGACAACTTCATCACCGCTGACAATCCCGACGATAGCGGCCGACTGCAGTTCAAGGCTTGGTTGCCCGTGCTGGGATTGAATTGGCAACCACGCGCTGACCTGTCCTTCTTCGTCTCTGCCGGTCGCGGGTTTGAAACGCCGACCTTCAATGAACTCGCCTACCGAAGCGATGGCGGTACCGGTCCTAACTATTCACTCCTGCCGATGCGCACGCGCAGTGTCGAGGCCGGCTTGCACGTCGGCAGCGGGCGTCGCTTGACGGCTGAATTGTCGCTTTTTCAAACCGATACCCGGGATGAACTTATCGTCGGCGCGAGTGTGGGCGGACGCACCTATTTCCAAAACGCGGGACGCGCGCGCCGCGCCGGTGCGGAAGCCGGCATTCAATGGCAGGCGACGGAGGCATGGCGGGTGGAAGGCAGCGCCACGTGGATGCGCGCGAGATTCCGAGATGCTTTTACCGGCTGCTCGATCACTGTGTGCAGCGCCACGCCGCGTGTCGTGCCGGGCTCGGCCATTCCCGGCGCACCCGAATTGCAGGCACACCTTGCCCTGCAATTCGGCAGACGCACGGGTTGGCAGGCGCGTGTGGAATCCCACTACGTCAGCCGAGTCAGCGTCAACACCGCGGGTGATGCGACCGCACCGCCGTATGCCCTTGTTGATGCGCGAATGGCCTATGGTTTTGAAGCGGGTGGTCGAATGGCCCGCGTCTCCCTCGGCGTGGACAATCTGGCCGATCGATTTCATATCGGCTCGGCCATCATCAATGATGCGAATGGCCGCTACTACGAGCCCGGTCCCGGACGCACATGGATGCTGACGTTCGAGCTGGATTGA
- a CDS encoding alpha/beta hydrolase, which produces MKTLLRLLLITAFCFPSLADAQPAGDRIARMRGASRQDRPVRVPAGTQSFLNLAYGPDPAQRFDLWIPERARNAPVVFYVHGGGWANGGKDNPGIETKLAYWIPRGYAVVSTNYRWVPSVNPIMQAEDVARALAKVQRNARKWHVDPSRVVLMGHSAGAHLVALLGANPRMLTDAGARRPVGIVSLDAGALNVPKLMSQRRVPPLYTNAFGSDPRFWARSSPLDQLGRDAVPMLIVCSSTRHFPTAPCVEGREFAGKAARLGVPMRMLPQAKSHGEINHDLGEPSAYTNVVSQVIDRWVK; this is translated from the coding sequence ATGAAAACGCTGCTGCGCCTCCTTCTGATCACCGCGTTCTGTTTCCCCTCTCTGGCCGATGCACAACCCGCGGGCGATCGCATCGCGCGAATGCGTGGTGCCAGCCGGCAAGATCGGCCCGTCCGTGTACCGGCGGGCACACAAAGCTTTTTAAACCTTGCCTACGGGCCCGACCCTGCACAAAGATTCGACCTTTGGATCCCCGAACGTGCGCGCAATGCGCCGGTCGTGTTTTATGTTCATGGCGGTGGCTGGGCCAACGGCGGCAAAGACAATCCCGGCATTGAAACCAAGCTCGCCTATTGGATTCCGCGCGGCTACGCGGTTGTCTCCACCAATTATCGATGGGTCCCTTCAGTGAATCCGATCATGCAGGCCGAAGACGTGGCTCGTGCATTGGCCAAGGTTCAACGCAATGCGAGGAAGTGGCACGTCGACCCATCGCGCGTCGTTTTGATGGGGCATTCGGCCGGCGCGCATTTGGTGGCTTTGCTCGGCGCCAATCCACGCATGTTGACGGACGCCGGTGCGCGCAGGCCGGTCGGCATCGTTTCATTGGACGCCGGCGCATTGAATGTCCCGAAGTTGATGTCGCAGCGAAGGGTGCCGCCGCTGTACACAAACGCCTTTGGCTCCGACCCGCGATTTTGGGCGCGGAGCTCGCCACTTGATCAACTGGGAAGAGACGCCGTACCGATGCTGATCGTCTGTTCAAGTACGCGCCATTTTCCGACGGCGCCTTGCGTCGAAGGGCGTGAGTTTGCCGGCAAGGCGGCGCGTTTGGGCGTTCCTATGCGCATGCTTCCCCAAGCCAAGAGTCACGGCGAAATCAACCACGATCTGGGAGAACCCTCTGCCTACACGAATGTCGTGTCGCAGGTCATCGATCGCTGGGTTAAGTGA